Proteins from a genomic interval of Nitrospina gracilis Nb-211:
- a CDS encoding FAD-binding oxidoreductase, which produces MRRKTDPEAIAPYLKDASNCPPGTASEVVLPETVDELKAFLKENDQPITVSGAGTGLTASRVPNGGIIVSMERFKQIGPVEEGTICVQPAVTLEDLNAYLKGSGWFYPPNPTETLASIGGTLATNASGSRSYKFGVTRDYVQELDILLADGRGARLYRGHTIDRPLELDDGSRIELPSLEYRSPQIKNAAGYFYRPGMDWIDLFVGSDGTLCLITGVRLKLKRAPYDFLSGILFMDSEDACWDLVEVIRNESSDAIDPCSLEYFDRHSLVRLKEKFQNVPATAQAALFFEQDVETEAAFENALEAWYGFLESKDVLLDDSWFAQGPKDVALFHDFRHQVPLILNEENSRMGRVKMGTDMAVGDAHFLDMMRFYRKTLEDSGMDYAMFGHIGDNHLHINLLPDKNQMEQAGAVYGRMVDQILQWGGTVSAEHGVGKLKKAYYHQMVGKETLEQLKVLKDRLDPQGLLGRGNLL; this is translated from the coding sequence ATGCGACGCAAAACCGATCCCGAGGCCATTGCGCCTTACCTTAAAGATGCCTCCAACTGTCCGCCGGGCACCGCTTCCGAGGTGGTGCTCCCCGAAACGGTGGATGAGTTGAAAGCCTTTTTAAAGGAAAACGATCAGCCGATCACGGTCTCCGGCGCGGGGACCGGGTTGACCGCCTCCCGCGTGCCGAACGGCGGCATCATTGTCTCCATGGAACGATTCAAGCAAATCGGTCCGGTGGAGGAAGGAACGATTTGCGTGCAACCGGCGGTGACTCTGGAGGACCTGAATGCGTACCTGAAAGGTTCCGGCTGGTTTTACCCGCCGAATCCGACGGAGACCCTTGCCTCCATCGGCGGCACGCTCGCCACCAATGCTTCGGGATCGCGCAGTTACAAATTCGGCGTCACCCGGGACTATGTGCAGGAATTGGATATCCTGCTTGCGGACGGACGGGGCGCGCGCCTGTATCGCGGTCATACCATCGATCGACCGCTGGAGCTGGACGATGGCTCGCGCATCGAACTGCCTTCACTGGAATACCGCAGTCCGCAGATCAAAAACGCCGCCGGGTATTTCTACCGGCCGGGCATGGACTGGATCGACCTGTTTGTCGGCTCCGACGGCACGCTTTGCCTGATTACCGGTGTGCGGCTGAAACTCAAGCGTGCGCCGTACGATTTTCTAAGTGGCATTCTGTTCATGGACAGCGAAGATGCCTGCTGGGACCTCGTCGAGGTTATACGGAACGAATCCTCCGATGCTATCGATCCCTGCTCTCTGGAATACTTCGACCGGCATTCCCTGGTGCGGCTCAAGGAAAAATTCCAAAACGTTCCAGCAACGGCGCAGGCCGCGTTGTTTTTCGAACAGGATGTGGAAACGGAAGCGGCGTTTGAAAACGCGCTGGAGGCGTGGTACGGGTTTCTGGAATCGAAGGACGTTCTTCTGGATGACTCGTGGTTCGCGCAAGGCCCGAAGGACGTGGCGCTGTTTCATGACTTCCGTCACCAGGTGCCGCTCATTTTGAACGAAGAGAACAGCCGAATGGGTCGCGTTAAAATGGGAACCGACATGGCAGTGGGCGATGCCCACTTTCTCGACATGATGCGTTTCTACCGCAAAACGTTGGAAGACAGCGGCATGGATTACGCCATGTTCGGGCACATTGGCGACAACCATCTGCACATCAATCTGCTTCCTGATAAAAATCAAATGGAACAAGCCGGGGCGGTTTATGGGCGGATGGTCGATCAGATCCTGCAATGGGGCGGTACCGTTTCCGCCGAGCACGGCGTGGGCAAACTGAAAAAAGCCTACTATCATCAAATGGTTGGAAAGGAAACCCTTGAACAATTGAAGGTTCTCAAAGACCGGCTCGACCCGCAGGGGCTTCTGGGCCGGGGCAATCTTTTGTGA